Proteins encoded by one window of Cannabis sativa cultivar Pink pepper isolate KNU-18-1 chromosome 4, ASM2916894v1, whole genome shotgun sequence:
- the LOC115714716 gene encoding B3 domain-containing transcription factor VRN1-like codes for MACDSHIPKVQTMFSPSAPHFSKIILGQIPGNTKLQIPKTFWVKYCESLSSQAFLKLPCGSTWEVGFTKSSDGNVWIDKGWKAFVQHYSLSRGNLLVFRYEGNSLFNVIIFNKTMVEIDYPFDPNHNVDTKDDISVEVWGKSPLPCSQPHKRTKTSAYGKSEEDNRACGEFPVPEKFIRNQKLSRKEKAEAFKRAKDFESEDPFFIVPMHPSYIGSKSSYNMVIPSFFAKEYLFRISSSSQDMILKVQDGRTWSVKYYIRPDRVTSKTRIERGWKAFVQDNDLKVGDVCAFVLRKSIGIVLFEVVIFHENGVANSPMLPIPAAYMRSSTTPSKPKITPCVKIEPSFTNNNNDKESMVSHDLIAKKEIVEPSDKFMKVKSEANTDDNQGTNNKRPSSSGLSRASEAASKFISNNPYFQVNLRSSHVYGGRLYIPMAFGNLYFEKKAQTVTLWVGEKNWHVNLTVNKRSVGLEYRFSSGWTAFARGNCLQPSDVCIFELIQRNQPQMKVTIFRQNGWPL; via the exons ATGGCTTGTGATAGCCATATTCCCAAGGTTCAAACAATGTTTTCTCCTTCTGCTCCCCATTTTTCCAAGATTATTCTTGGCCAAATTCCTGGGAATACCAAGCTA CAAATTCCAAAGACATTTTGGGTGAAATATTGTGAGTCCTTATCGAGTCAAGCATTTCTTAAGCTTCCATGTGGATCAACATGGGAGGTTGGGTTCACAAAAAGTAGTGATGGAAATGTATGGATAGACAAGGGCTGGAAAGCCTTTGTACAACATTATTCTTTAAGCCGTGGAAACCTCTTAGTGTTTCGGTATGAAGGGAACTCTCTGTTCAATGTAATCATATTCAACAAAACCATGGTTGAGATAGATTATCCTTTTGATCCTAACCATAATGTTGATACTAAAGATGATATTTCTGTTGAAGTATGGGGCAAGTCTCCATTACCATGTTCTCAGCCCCACAAGAGAACGAAAACAAGTGCATATGGTAAATCTGAAGAAG ATAACAGAGCCTGCGGAGAATTTCCTGTACCTGAAAAATTTATAAGAAATCAGAAGTTAAGTAGGAAAGAAAAGGCTGAAGCTTTCAAGAGAGCAAAAGATTTTGAATCTGAAGACCCTTTTTTCATAGTTCCCATGCACCCATCATATATTGGATCCAAATCCAGTTATAATATG GTTATACCATCTTTCTTTGCAAAAGAGTACCTCTTCAGGATTAGTAGTAGTTCTCAAGATATGATCCTTAAGGTTCAGGATGGGAGAACTTGGTCTGTTAAATACTATATTAGACCGGATAGAGTAACTTCGAAAACCAGGATCGAACGTGGTTGGAAGGCGTTTGTTCAAGACAATGACTTGAAAGTAGGTGATGTTTGTGCCTTTGTTTTGAGAAAGAGCATTGGAATAGTATTATTTGAAGttgttatttttcatgaaaatggTGTAGCAAATTCCCCTATGTTACCAATACCAG CTGCATATATGAGAAGTTCAACTACACCATCCAAGCCAAAGATAACCCCTTGTGTGAAAATTGAACCTTCTTTTACCaacaataataatgataaagaAAGTATGGTTTCGCATGACTTAATTGCAAAGAAAGAAATAGTTGAACCTTCAG ACAAGTTCATGAAGGTGAAATCTGAAGCAAATACTGATGACAATCAAGGCACTAATAATAAGAGGCCTTCATCTTCTGGACTGAGTAGAGCTTCTGAAGCAGCCAGCAAATTCATCTCAAACAATCCTTACTTCCAAGTGAATTTGAGATCATCTCATGTGTATGGAGGAAGACTG TATATTCCAATGGCTTTTGGAAACCTTTATTTTGAGAAAAAGGCACAAACTGTAACTCTTTGGGTTGGTGAGAAAAATTGGCATGTGAACTTAACTGTTAATAAGAGATCAGTTGGATTAGAGTATAGGTTTTCTAGTGGATGGACTGCATTTGCAAGAGGGAATTGTCTTCAGCCAAGTGATGTGTGCATATTTGAGCTGATACAGAGGAATCAACCTCAGATGAAAGTTACCATATTTAGACAAAATGGTTGGCCTCTGTAA